Proteins from a single region of Streptococcus oralis:
- a CDS encoding CTP synthase, whose translation MSTKYIFVTGGVVSSIGKGIVAASLGRLLKNRGLKVTIQKFDPYINIDPGTMSPYQHGEVFVTDDGAETDLDLGHYERFIDINLNKYSNVTTGKIYSEVLRKERRGEYLGATVQVIPHITDALKEKIKRAAVTTDSDVIITEVGGTVGDIESLPFLEALRQMKADVGADNVMYIHTTLLPYLKAAGEMKTKPTQHSVKELRGLGIQPNMLVIRTEKPAGQGIKNKLAQFCDVAPEAVIESLDVEHLYQIPLNLQAQGMDQIVCDHLKLDAPVADMTEWSAMVDKVMNLKKQVKISLVGKYVELQDAYISVVEALKHSGYANDAEVKINWINANDVTAENVAELLSDADGIIVPGGFGQRGTEGKIQAIRYARENDVPMLGVCLGMQLTCIEFARNVLGLEGANSAELAPETKYPIIDIMRDQVDVEDMGGTLRLGLYPSKLKRGSKAAAAYHNQEVVQRRHRHRYEFNNAFREQFETAGFVFSGVSPDNRLVEIVEIPENKFFVACQYHPELSSRPNRPEELYTAFVTAAVENSN comes from the coding sequence GTCGTCTATTGGGAAAGGGATTGTTGCAGCAAGTCTGGGCCGTCTCTTGAAAAATCGTGGTCTCAAAGTAACCATTCAAAAATTTGACCCTTATATCAATATCGACCCGGGAACCATGAGCCCTTACCAGCATGGGGAAGTCTTTGTAACGGATGATGGGGCTGAGACCGACTTGGACTTAGGTCACTATGAACGTTTCATCGATATCAACCTCAACAAATATTCCAACGTGACAACTGGTAAAATTTACAGTGAAGTTCTTCGTAAAGAGCGCCGTGGAGAATACCTTGGGGCAACTGTTCAGGTTATTCCTCATATCACAGATGCTTTGAAAGAAAAAATCAAGCGTGCCGCTGTAACGACCGACTCGGATGTCATTATCACAGAGGTTGGTGGAACCGTTGGGGATATCGAGTCCTTGCCATTCCTAGAGGCTCTTCGTCAGATGAAGGCAGATGTGGGTGCAGATAATGTCATGTACATCCATACAACCTTGCTTCCATACCTCAAGGCTGCTGGTGAGATGAAAACCAAACCGACTCAGCATTCTGTAAAAGAATTGCGTGGATTGGGAATCCAGCCAAATATGTTGGTTATTCGTACGGAGAAACCAGCTGGCCAAGGAATTAAAAACAAACTAGCTCAGTTTTGTGACGTGGCTCCAGAAGCTGTTATCGAGTCTTTGGATGTCGAACACCTTTACCAAATTCCATTGAATTTGCAGGCACAAGGTATGGACCAAATTGTCTGTGACCATTTGAAACTAGACGCACCAGTAGCGGATATGACAGAGTGGTCAGCCATGGTGGACAAGGTCATGAACCTGAAAAAACAAGTCAAGATCTCCCTCGTTGGTAAGTATGTGGAGTTGCAAGATGCCTACATCTCAGTGGTCGAAGCCTTGAAACACTCTGGGTATGCCAACGACGCAGAAGTGAAGATTAATTGGATTAATGCCAATGATGTGACAGCAGAGAATGTAGCAGAACTCTTGTCTGATGCAGATGGCATCATTGTGCCAGGTGGTTTTGGTCAACGTGGTACGGAAGGGAAAATCCAAGCCATTCGCTATGCGCGTGAGAATGATGTCCCAATGTTGGGAGTCTGCTTGGGAATGCAGTTGACTTGTATCGAGTTTGCTCGTAACGTTTTAGGTCTTGAAGGTGCCAATTCTGCAGAACTTGCACCAGAAACAAAATATCCTATCATTGATATTATGCGTGACCAGGTTGATGTTGAGGATATGGGTGGAACCCTTCGTTTGGGACTTTATCCGTCTAAGTTAAAACGAGGTTCTAAGGCAGCAGCTGCTTATCACAATCAAGAAGTGGTGCAACGCCGTCACCGTCACCGTTATGAGTTTAACAACGCCTTTCGTGAACAGTTTGAGACAGCAGGTTTTGTCTTCTCAGGTGTTTCTCCAGACAATCGTTTGGTCGAAATTGTGGAAATTCCTGAAAATAAATTCTTTGTGGCTTGTCAGTATCACCCTGAACTTTCCAGTCGTCCGAACCGTCCAGAAGAACTCTACACTGCCTTTGTTACTGCAGCAGTCGAGAACAGTAATTAG
- a CDS encoding DUF4651 domain-containing protein, protein MNGMKAKKLWMTGLTVAGLSALALGAKKAADNHKLMKTQEELTAIVRELFSDMGEIATIYVQVYESSLERLVGGVIFEDGRHYTFVYENEDLVYEEEVL, encoded by the coding sequence ATGAATGGTATGAAAGCTAAGAAATTATGGATGACTGGCTTGACTGTGGCTGGTCTAAGTGCCCTTGCTTTAGGGGCTAAAAAAGCAGCAGATAACCACAAACTCATGAAGACTCAAGAAGAGTTGACCGCTATCGTGCGCGAACTTTTCTCAGATATGGGTGAGATTGCGACTATTTATGTTCAAGTCTACGAAAGTAGCCTAGAGCGACTCGTCGGAGGAGTCATTTTCGAGGATGGCCGTCACTATACCTTTGTCTATGAAAATGAAGACCTAGTCTATGAGGAGGAAGTCTTATGA
- a CDS encoding thioredoxin family protein, translating into MIIPSSIEELAGFVEQDSKKVFLFVADWCGDCRYIYPSLPEIEETNPEFTFIRVDRDQYMDLSKLWDVYGIPSLVVLEKDKEIGRFVNRDRKSKEQINDFLAGLK; encoded by the coding sequence ATGATTATTCCTAGTAGTATAGAAGAGCTAGCAGGTTTTGTCGAGCAAGATAGCAAGAAGGTCTTCCTTTTTGTGGCGGACTGGTGTGGCGATTGTCGCTATATCTATCCATCCTTGCCAGAGATTGAGGAGACCAATCCAGAGTTCACCTTTATTCGAGTGGACCGTGACCAGTACATGGATCTATCCAAACTCTGGGATGTGTACGGCATTCCTAGCCTTGTTGTGCTAGAAAAGGACAAGGAAATCGGTCGTTTTGTCAATCGCGACCGTAAAAGCAAGGAACAAATTAACGACTTTTTAGCAGGACTGAAATAG
- the ytpR gene encoding YtpR family tRNA-binding protein, producing MIFTYNKEHVGDVLMIIVKNSGDAKLDVERKGKVARVFLKENGETVAWNIFEISSLFEIAERGQVFLTDEQVERLNQELRAEGFAEEIVNDKEPKFVVGEIIEMVAHPDSDHLNICQVAVSSDKTVQIVAGAPNARVGLKTIVALQGAMMPKGNLIFPGELRGEKSFGMMCSPRELALPNAPQKRGVIELSEDQVVGTPFDPAKHWTA from the coding sequence ATGATTTTTACATATAACAAAGAGCATGTTGGCGATGTCCTTATGATCATCGTGAAAAACAGCGGAGATGCCAAACTGGACGTGGAGCGTAAAGGCAAAGTAGCCCGTGTTTTCCTCAAAGAAAATGGAGAAACAGTAGCTTGGAATATTTTCGAAATTTCAAGTTTGTTTGAAATTGCAGAGCGTGGTCAAGTCTTTTTGACAGATGAACAAGTAGAACGTTTGAACCAAGAATTGCGAGCGGAAGGCTTTGCAGAAGAGATTGTCAATGACAAAGAACCTAAGTTTGTTGTCGGTGAGATTATCGAGATGGTAGCTCATCCAGATAGTGACCACCTCAATATCTGCCAAGTAGCAGTATCTAGTGACAAGACGGTACAAATCGTTGCAGGGGCTCCCAATGCGCGTGTCGGTTTGAAAACCATTGTAGCTCTTCAGGGAGCTATGATGCCAAAAGGCAATCTCATTTTCCCAGGCGAGCTTCGTGGTGAAAAGAGTTTTGGTATGATGTGCAGCCCTCGTGAACTTGCCTTGCCAAATGCTCCGCAAAAACGTGGGGTCATTGAATTGTCAGAAGACCAAGTTGTTGGAACTCCCTTTGACCCAGCTAAACATTGGACTGCCTAG
- a CDS encoding SDR family NAD(P)-dependent oxidoreductase — translation MAKNVVITGATSGIGEAIARAYLEQGENVVLTGRRTDRLEALKSEFAETFPNQTVWTFPLDVTDMAMVKTVCSDILETIGQIDILVNNAGLALGLAPYQDYEELDMLTMLDTNVKGLMAVTRCFLPAMVKVNQGHIINMGSTAGIYAYAGAAVYSATKAAVKTFSDGLRIDTIATNIKVTTIRPGIVETDFSAVRFHGDKERAATVYQGIEALQAQDIADTVVYVTSQPRRVQITDMTIMANQQATGFMVHKK, via the coding sequence ATGGCAAAAAATGTAGTGATTACAGGAGCGACTTCAGGAATTGGTGAAGCGATTGCACGTGCTTATCTGGAGCAGGGGGAGAATGTCGTTCTAACAGGACGACGGACAGACAGACTAGAGGCCCTCAAGTCAGAGTTTGCAGAAACTTTTCCAAATCAAACAGTTTGGACTTTTCCACTGGATGTCACAGATATGGCTATGGTCAAGACGGTCTGCTCTGATATTTTGGAAACGATAGGGCAGATTGATATCTTGGTCAATAATGCTGGACTAGCCCTTGGCTTGGCTCCCTATCAAGACTATGAAGAGTTGGATATGCTGACTATGTTGGATACCAATGTTAAAGGTTTGATGGCGGTCACTCGCTGTTTCTTGCCAGCAATGGTAAAAGTCAATCAGGGTCATATCATTAACATGGGGTCGACCGCAGGAATCTACGCCTATGCGGGTGCAGCTGTTTACTCAGCAACCAAGGCTGCAGTTAAGACTTTTTCAGATGGTCTACGAATTGATACCATTGCAACGAATATCAAGGTGACCACCATTCGGCCAGGGATTGTCGAAACAGATTTTTCTGCGGTACGTTTCCATGGTGACAAAGAGCGTGCTGCCACCGTCTATCAGGGAATTGAGGCCTTGCAAGCTCAAGATATTGCAGATACAGTTGTCTATGTGACCAGTCAGCCTCGCCGTGTGCAGATTACAGATATGACTATTATGGCCAATCAACAGGCGACAGGTTTCATGGTGCATAAAAAATAA
- a CDS encoding single-stranded DNA-binding protein produces the protein MYNKVILIGRLTSTPELHKTNNDKSVARATIAVNRRYKDQNGEREADFVNLVLWGKLAETLASYATKGSLISVDGELRTRRFEKNGQMNYVTEVLVTGFQLLESRAQRAMRENNAGQDLADLVLEEEELPF, from the coding sequence ATGTATAATAAAGTTATTCTTATTGGACGTTTAACGTCTACACCAGAATTGCACAAAACCAACAATGACAAGTCAGTAGCGCGCGCAACGATCGCTGTGAACCGTCGTTACAAAGACCAGAATGGGGAACGCGAAGCTGACTTTGTCAATCTTGTTCTTTGGGGAAAATTGGCTGAAACCTTGGCAAGCTACGCAACTAAAGGTAGTCTTATCTCTGTGGATGGAGAACTTCGTACCCGTCGCTTTGAGAAAAATGGCCAGATGAACTATGTGACTGAAGTTCTTGTGACAGGATTCCAACTTTTGGAAAGTCGTGCCCAACGAGCCATGCGTGAAAATAACGCTGGACAGGATTTGGCAGACTTGGTTTTGGAAGAGGAGGAATTGCCATTTTAA
- the groES gene encoding co-chaperone GroES: MLKPLGDRVVLKVEEKEQTVGGFVLAGSAQEKTKTAQVVATGQGVRTLNGDLVAPSVKPGDRVLVEAHAGLDVKDGDEKYIIVGEANILAIIEE, from the coding sequence ATGTTGAAACCATTAGGAGACCGTGTGGTCTTGAAAGTCGAAGAAAAAGAACAAACTGTTGGAGGCTTTGTCCTTGCAGGCTCAGCCCAAGAAAAAACAAAAACAGCCCAAGTTGTAGCTACTGGACAAGGTGTTCGTACCTTGAACGGTGACTTGGTAGCTCCAAGCGTTAAGCCTGGAGACCGTGTCTTAGTTGAAGCACATGCAGGTCTTGATGTAAAAGATGGCGATGAAAAGTACATCATCGTTGGCGAAGCTAACATCTTGGCAATCATTGAAGAATAG
- the groL gene encoding chaperonin GroEL (60 kDa chaperone family; promotes refolding of misfolded polypeptides especially under stressful conditions; forms two stacked rings of heptamers to form a barrel-shaped 14mer; ends can be capped by GroES; misfolded proteins enter the barrel where they are refolded when GroES binds) codes for MSKEIKFSSDARSAMVRGVDILADTVKVTLGPKGRNVVLEKSFGSPLITNDGVTIAKEIELEDHFENMGAKLVSEVASRTNDIAGDGTTTATVLTQAIVREGIKNVTAGANPIGIRRGIEAAVAAAVEALKNNAIPVANKEAIAQVAAVSSRSEKVGEYISEAMEKVGKDGVITIEESRGMETELEVVEGMQFDRGYLSQYMVTDNEKMVADLENPYILITDKKISNIQEILPLLESILQSNRPLLIIADDVDGEALPTLVLNKIRGTFNVVAVKAPGFGDRRKAMLEDIAILTGGTVITEDLGLELKDATIEALGQAARVTVDKDSTVIVEGAGNPKAISHRVSVIKSQIETTTSEFDREKLQERLAKLSGGVAVIKVGAATETELKEMKLRIEDALNATRAAVEEGIVAGGGTALANVIPAVTDLELTGDEATGRNIVLRALEEPVRQIAHNAGFEGSIVIDRLKNAEVGTGFNAATGEWVNMIEEGIIDPVKVSRSALQNAASVASLILTTEAVVANKPEPAAPAPAMDPSMMGGMM; via the coding sequence ATGTCAAAAGAAATTAAATTTTCATCTGATGCTCGTTCAGCTATGGTTCGTGGTGTTGATATCCTAGCAGACACAGTTAAAGTAACCTTAGGACCAAAAGGTCGTAATGTTGTGTTGGAAAAATCATTTGGCTCACCCTTGATCACCAATGACGGTGTAACCATTGCCAAAGAAATTGAACTAGAAGACCATTTTGAAAATATGGGTGCCAAGTTGGTATCAGAAGTCGCTTCAAGGACCAATGATATCGCAGGTGACGGAACGACAACTGCAACTGTATTGACCCAAGCTATCGTACGTGAAGGAATCAAGAACGTCACAGCAGGTGCCAACCCAATTGGCATTCGTCGTGGGATTGAAGCAGCGGTTGCCGCAGCTGTAGAAGCCTTGAAAAACAATGCTATTCCAGTTGCCAATAAAGAAGCTATCGCTCAGGTTGCTGCCGTATCTTCTCGTTCTGAGAAAGTCGGCGAATACATCTCTGAAGCCATGGAAAAAGTTGGCAAAGACGGAGTCATCACCATTGAGGAGTCACGTGGTATGGAAACAGAGCTCGAAGTTGTGGAAGGTATGCAGTTTGACCGTGGTTATCTATCACAGTATATGGTTACTGACAATGAAAAAATGGTAGCTGACCTTGAAAATCCATACATCTTGATTACTGATAAGAAGATTTCAAATATCCAAGAAATCTTGCCACTTCTAGAAAGCATTCTCCAAAGCAATCGTCCACTCTTGATTATTGCAGATGATGTGGATGGCGAAGCTCTTCCGACTCTTGTATTGAACAAGATTCGTGGAACCTTCAACGTAGTAGCAGTTAAGGCCCCTGGCTTTGGTGACCGTCGCAAAGCAATGCTTGAAGATATCGCCATCTTGACAGGCGGAACCGTCATCACAGAAGATCTTGGTCTTGAGTTGAAAGACGCGACGATTGAAGCGCTTGGTCAAGCCGCTAGAGTGACTGTGGACAAAGACAGTACGGTTATCGTAGAAGGTGCGGGCAATCCTAAAGCCATTTCTCACCGTGTTTCGGTTATCAAATCTCAAATCGAAACAACAACTTCTGAATTCGACCGTGAAAAACTCCAAGAACGCTTGGCTAAATTGTCAGGTGGTGTCGCAGTTATCAAGGTCGGAGCTGCAACTGAAACTGAGTTGAAAGAAATGAAACTCCGCATTGAAGATGCCCTTAACGCTACTCGTGCAGCCGTTGAAGAAGGAATCGTTGCTGGTGGTGGAACTGCTCTTGCCAATGTCATTCCAGCCGTAACTGATTTGGAATTGACAGGAGATGAAGCAACAGGACGCAATATTGTTCTCCGTGCCTTGGAAGAACCTGTTCGTCAAATCGCCCACAATGCAGGATTCGAAGGTTCTATTGTTATTGACCGTTTGAAAAATGCGGAAGTTGGCACAGGTTTCAACGCAGCAACAGGCGAGTGGGTCAATATGATTGAAGAGGGGATCATCGACCCAGTTAAGGTTAGTCGTTCTGCCCTTCAAAATGCAGCATCTGTAGCCAGCTTGATTTTGACAACAGAAGCAGTTGTAGCCAATAAACCAGAACCAGCAGCCCCAGCTCCAGCAATGGATCCAAGCATGATGGGCGGAATGATGTAA
- a CDS encoding epoxyqueuosine reductase QueH, with amino-acid sequence MIDVEEILSKMNPNQKINYDRVMQKMVQVWEKNEQRPTILMHVCCAPCSTYTLEYLTKYADVTIYFANSNIHPKAEYHKRAYVTKKFVSDFNERTGNTVQYLEAPYEPNEYRKLVRGLEEEPEGGDRCKVCFDYRLDKTAQVAMDLGFDYFGSALTISPHKNSQTINSIGIDVQKIYTTHYLPSDFKKNQGYKRSVEMCEEYDIYRQCYCGCVYAAQAQNIDLVQVKKDATAFLLDKDVEKDYSHIKFTVTKLDI; translated from the coding sequence ATGATTGATGTAGAAGAAATTCTGAGCAAGATGAATCCCAATCAGAAGATTAATTATGACCGTGTCATGCAGAAAATGGTTCAGGTTTGGGAGAAAAATGAGCAACGTCCCACTATTCTCATGCATGTCTGTTGTGCTCCTTGTAGTACCTACACCCTAGAATACCTGACCAAATACGCGGATGTGACTATCTATTTTGCCAATTCCAATATCCATCCCAAGGCAGAATACCATAAGCGGGCTTACGTCACCAAGAAATTTGTCAGTGATTTCAATGAGCGAACAGGAAATACGGTCCAGTATTTAGAAGCGCCCTACGAACCAAATGAATACCGGAAGTTAGTCAGAGGACTGGAAGAAGAACCAGAAGGCGGCGATCGTTGCAAGGTTTGTTTTGACTACCGTCTGGATAAAACAGCACAGGTAGCTATGGACTTGGGCTTCGACTACTTTGGTTCAGCTTTGACCATCAGTCCCCATAAGAATTCTCAAACCATCAACAGCATCGGAATCGATGTGCAAAAGATTTATACTACCCACTATCTCCCAAGTGATTTCAAGAAAAACCAAGGCTACAAGCGTTCGGTGGAGATGTGCGAGGAGTATGATATTTATCGTCAATGTTATTGTGGATGCGTCTATGCAGCTCAAGCTCAGAACATTGATCTTGTTCAGGTTAAGAAGGATGCCACAGCTTTTTTGCTGGATAAGGATGTTGAAAAAGACTATTCTCATATCAAGTTTACTGTCACTAAATTAGATATATAG
- a CDS encoding DUF402 domain-containing protein, giving the protein MKLPKEGDFITIQSYKHDGSLHRTWRDTMVLKTTENAIIGVNDHTLVTESDGRRWVTREPAIVYFHKKYWFNIIAMIRDNGISYYCNMASPYYLDEEALKYIDYDLDVKVFTDGEKRLLDVEEYERHKRKMKYSDDLDYILKEHVKILVDWINNGRGPFSEAYVNIWYKRYIELKNR; this is encoded by the coding sequence ATGAAACTTCCAAAAGAAGGCGACTTTATTACAATTCAAAGTTATAAGCATGATGGGAGTCTTCACCGTACTTGGCGGGACACCATGGTACTAAAAACAACAGAGAACGCCATTATCGGCGTCAACGACCACACACTTGTTACCGAAAGTGACGGTCGTCGTTGGGTGACTCGAGAACCGGCTATTGTTTACTTTCACAAAAAATATTGGTTTAATATCATAGCTATGATTCGCGATAATGGGATTTCCTACTATTGCAATATGGCTAGCCCCTACTATCTAGATGAGGAAGCCCTGAAATACATTGATTACGATTTGGATGTCAAGGTCTTCACTGATGGTGAAAAACGTCTCTTGGACGTTGAAGAATATGAGCGCCATAAACGCAAAATGAAGTATTCTGATGATTTAGACTATATTTTGAAAGAGCATGTTAAAATCCTTGTTGATTGGATCAACAATGGACGCGGTCCTTTCTCAGAGGCCTATGTCAACATTTGGTACAAACGCTACATAGAACTAAAGAATCGGTAA
- the recX gene encoding recombination regulator RecX, protein MKITKLEKKKRLYLMELDGQQTSYITEDTIVRFMLSRDKVISKEELTEIQDFAQFSYGKNLALYHLSFKARTEKEVREYLKKYDIDEKITSQVIANLKEDNWINDRQYAYSIINANQLSGDKGPYVLAQKLSQKGIAKSTIEEVLKDFDFSEVTHRVAEKLLKKYTGKLPARALQDKIIQNLTNKGFSYADAKSAFDDLDSQVDQETTQELIFKELDKQYAKYARKYEGYELKKRLTQVLARKGYDFSDIASALREYL, encoded by the coding sequence ATGAAAATCACAAAACTTGAAAAGAAAAAACGCCTTTACCTGATGGAACTAGATGGACAGCAAACCTCTTATATCACGGAAGATACTATTGTCCGTTTTATGCTGTCTCGAGATAAGGTCATTAGTAAAGAGGAACTGACCGAGATTCAGGATTTTGCCCAGTTTTCTTATGGTAAGAATCTCGCTCTCTACCATTTATCCTTCAAGGCCCGTACTGAAAAGGAAGTGCGAGAGTATCTGAAAAAGTATGATATTGATGAAAAAATAACTAGTCAAGTTATCGCTAATCTTAAAGAAGACAACTGGATTAATGATCGTCAGTATGCCTACTCTATTATCAATGCCAATCAACTTTCTGGAGATAAGGGACCTTATGTGCTAGCTCAAAAACTATCTCAAAAAGGGATTGCCAAATCAACTATTGAAGAGGTTTTAAAGGATTTTGATTTTTCAGAGGTTACTCATCGTGTGGCGGAGAAACTACTTAAAAAATACACGGGAAAGCTTCCCGCTCGTGCCTTGCAGGATAAGATTATTCAAAACTTGACCAACAAAGGCTTCTCCTATGCTGATGCTAAAAGTGCCTTTGATGACTTGGACAGTCAAGTCGACCAAGAAACGACTCAAGAACTCATTTTTAAAGAGCTAGACAAACAATATGCTAAATATGCTCGAAAGTATGAAGGATACGAACTTAAAAAGCGTTTAACCCAAGTTTTAGCTCGAAAAGGCTATGATTTTTCGGATATAGCCAGCGCTCTCAGAGAATATCTTTAA
- the rlmD gene encoding 23S rRNA (uracil(1939)-C(5))-methyltransferase RlmD, whose translation MNLKVKQKIPLKIKRMGINGEGIGFYQKTLVFVPGALKGEDIYCQITSIKRNFVEAKLLKVNKKSKFRVVPACTIYNECGGCQIMHLHYDKQLEFKTDLLHQALKKFAPAGYENYEIRPTIGMQEPKYYRAKLQFQTRKFKNQVKAGLYAQNSHYLVELKDCLVQDKETQVIANRLAELLTYHQIPITDERKTLGVRTIMVRRARKTGQVQIIIVTNRQLNLNQLVEDLVNDFPEVVTVAVNTNTAKTSEIYGEKTEIIWGQESIQEEVLDYEFSLSPRAFYQLNPEQTEILYSEAIKALDVSKEDHLIDAYCGVGTIGFAFANKVKSLRGMDIIPEAIEDAKRNAQRMGFDNTHYEAGTAEEIIPRWYKDGYRADALIVDPPRTGLDDKLLNTILTYVPERMVYVSCNVSTLARDLVKLVKVYDLQYIQSVDMFPHTARTEAVVKLVKKRKN comes from the coding sequence ATGAATCTGAAAGTCAAACAAAAAATACCTTTAAAAATCAAGCGGATGGGTATCAATGGTGAGGGAATCGGTTTCTACCAGAAAACCCTCGTTTTTGTGCCAGGTGCCCTCAAAGGAGAAGATATCTATTGTCAGATTACTTCTATTAAACGTAACTTTGTTGAAGCAAAATTACTAAAGGTTAATAAGAAGTCAAAATTTCGAGTCGTACCAGCTTGTACGATTTATAATGAATGTGGTGGTTGCCAAATCATGCACCTCCACTATGATAAACAGTTAGAGTTCAAAACGGATCTGCTCCACCAAGCCCTGAAAAAATTTGCCCCTGCGGGATATGAAAACTATGAAATCCGTCCAACTATCGGAATGCAGGAACCCAAGTACTACCGTGCTAAGCTTCAATTCCAGACTCGGAAATTTAAAAATCAGGTCAAGGCAGGTTTGTATGCGCAAAACTCTCATTATCTCGTAGAGTTGAAAGACTGCTTGGTGCAAGATAAGGAAACCCAAGTAATAGCGAATCGCCTAGCTGAACTTCTTACTTACCACCAAATTCCAATTACAGATGAGAGAAAAACGCTCGGTGTTCGCACCATCATGGTACGCAGAGCAAGAAAAACGGGGCAAGTTCAGATTATCATTGTCACAAATCGCCAGCTTAATTTAAATCAACTGGTCGAAGATTTAGTCAATGATTTTCCAGAAGTTGTCACGGTTGCTGTCAATACAAATACAGCAAAAACAAGTGAAATCTATGGTGAAAAGACGGAAATTATCTGGGGCCAAGAGAGCATTCAAGAAGAAGTACTCGACTATGAGTTTTCTCTCTCGCCCCGAGCTTTTTATCAACTTAATCCGGAGCAGACAGAAATTCTCTATAGTGAAGCAATTAAGGCTCTGGATGTCAGCAAAGAAGACCATCTAATCGATGCCTATTGCGGTGTTGGGACGATCGGATTTGCCTTCGCAAATAAGGTCAAGAGTCTCAGAGGAATGGATATTATTCCAGAAGCCATTGAAGATGCTAAGCGAAATGCTCAGAGAATGGGGTTTGACAATACCCATTACGAAGCGGGAACAGCTGAAGAGATTATTCCACGCTGGTATAAAGATGGCTACCGAGCAGATGCCCTGATAGTCGACCCTCCTCGTACAGGCTTAGATGATAAGCTGTTGAATACCATACTGACCTATGTTCCAGAAAGAATGGTCTATGTATCCTGCAATGTTTCGACCTTGGCGCGAGATTTGGTTAAACTAGTAAAAGTCTATGATCTCCAGTATATCCAGTCGGTTGATATGTTTCCTCACACTGCACGAACAGAAGCAGTTGTTAAGTTAGTGAAGAAAAGAAAAAATTAA
- the birA gene encoding bifunctional biotin--[acetyl-CoA-carboxylase] ligase/biotin operon repressor BirA — protein MKSHQLVYQILARENDYVSGEKIGEELNLSRTSIWKAIQRLQQEGLEIDSIKNRGYKLIQGDLILPDLIQEKTNLTIHYKPETKSTQTDAKEGIEAGNQGNTLYLSTCQTAGRGRFQRPYYSPSQGGIYMSLHIQPNLPYEKLPSYTLLVAAAVYKAIKNLTMIEVDIKWVNDIYFKNKKIAGILTEAMTSVETDLVTDVIIGLGINFSIADFPDDLKEKAGSLFMPPASISRNELISEIWNCFYNTDSDELLYIYKERSIVLGKEVTFQLDGKLTKGLAKEISESGQLQVELEDKHTIWLNSGEISLTRW, from the coding sequence ATGAAATCACACCAATTAGTCTACCAAATATTAGCTAGAGAAAACGATTATGTCAGCGGAGAGAAAATCGGAGAAGAACTGAATTTAAGCCGCACGTCCATATGGAAAGCGATCCAACGTCTTCAACAAGAAGGGCTAGAAATTGACAGTATCAAAAATAGAGGCTACAAGCTTATTCAAGGCGATCTGATATTGCCTGATTTGATTCAAGAGAAAACAAACTTAACCATTCACTACAAACCTGAGACCAAATCAACACAAACAGATGCAAAAGAAGGGATTGAGGCTGGAAACCAAGGAAATACACTCTATCTTTCAACCTGTCAAACAGCAGGTCGTGGCCGCTTTCAACGCCCCTACTATTCTCCATCTCAGGGGGGAATCTATATGTCCTTGCATATTCAACCAAACCTTCCCTACGAAAAACTCCCATCCTATACTCTCCTTGTAGCTGCTGCAGTCTACAAAGCCATTAAAAATCTAACTATGATAGAAGTAGATATCAAATGGGTGAATGACATATACTTTAAAAATAAAAAGATAGCAGGCATCCTCACCGAAGCAATGACATCAGTTGAGACGGACTTGGTTACAGATGTCATTATCGGACTTGGTATAAATTTTTCTATAGCAGACTTCCCAGATGACCTAAAAGAAAAAGCAGGTAGCCTATTTATGCCACCTGCATCAATTAGTCGTAATGAGCTCATCAGCGAAATATGGAATTGTTTCTACAATACGGATTCAGATGAACTACTTTATATCTATAAAGAAAGATCAATCGTTCTTGGAAAAGAAGTTACCTTCCAGCTAGATGGAAAATTGACAAAAGGTCTTGCAAAAGAAATCTCAGAATCTGGTCAACTTCAAGTCGAACTTGAAGATAAACATACTATCTGGCTAAATAGCGGAGAAATATCACTAACAAGATGGTAA